From Pusillibacter faecalis, one genomic window encodes:
- the panB gene encoding 3-methyl-2-oxobutanoate hydroxymethyltransferase — translation MGNKKKMTVLDFQKYKDEGRKFSFVTAYDYTTASIVNESDCEIILVGDSLGMIMLGYNTTVPVTVDDMIHHIRPVVKGAPDTFIIGDMPFGSYNVSKEQAIETANRITKETLCDCVKLEGGANMAPTIRAMVDAGINVMGHIGMTPQTATSFGGFKVQGGTPESARKLIEDAKALEAAGVFAMVVECVPSVVAKAMQEEVHVPILGIGAGPYVDCQVLVTQDLLGMYGDFKPKFVKHFANIRAEMIKGLNLFHEETLSGAFPTPEYSFNKAVEIPSVYGPGNN, via the coding sequence ATGGGCAACAAGAAAAAGATGACAGTTTTGGATTTCCAGAAGTACAAGGACGAGGGCCGCAAGTTCTCCTTCGTAACGGCCTACGACTACACCACCGCTAGCATTGTCAACGAGAGTGACTGCGAGATCATCCTGGTGGGCGACTCCCTGGGCATGATTATGCTGGGCTACAACACGACGGTGCCTGTGACGGTGGACGACATGATCCACCACATCCGCCCGGTGGTCAAGGGCGCTCCGGACACCTTCATCATCGGAGATATGCCGTTTGGCTCCTACAACGTCAGCAAGGAGCAGGCCATTGAGACAGCCAACCGGATCACCAAGGAGACCCTGTGCGACTGCGTGAAGCTGGAGGGCGGCGCGAACATGGCTCCCACGATCCGCGCGATGGTGGACGCCGGCATCAATGTGATGGGCCACATCGGTATGACCCCGCAGACCGCCACCTCTTTCGGCGGCTTTAAGGTGCAGGGCGGCACGCCTGAGTCTGCCCGGAAGCTGATTGAGGACGCCAAGGCTCTGGAGGCCGCGGGCGTGTTCGCCATGGTTGTGGAGTGCGTTCCCAGCGTGGTGGCCAAGGCCATGCAGGAGGAAGTGCATGTGCCCATCCTGGGCATTGGCGCCGGTCCTTATGTGGATTGCCAGGTGCTGGTGACGCAGGACCTGCTGGGCATGTACGGCGACTTCAAGCCCAAGTTCGTCAAGCACTTCGCCAACATCCGCGCCGAGATGATCAAGGGCCTCAACCTCTTCCACGAGGAAACCCTCAGCGGTGCTTTCCCCACGCCCGAGTACTCCTTCAACAAGGCCGTGGAGATTCCCTCTGTTTACGGTCCCGGCAACAACTGA
- a CDS encoding DUF4317 domain-containing protein → MNQRELSELRRRWRPEKNAVSRIYGCFVNSGGELVSDLEEPLGMLPQEEVEQYLGLLKKTMSGTLGKNLIDIVFSTQQVMDSEEHRLLMNLRDSELQDGEIRRNFYQKVIGSLDMDGRPYVLLLAHDTYDVPHKGGDGEFQQDASDEVFSYIVCAVCPVKLGKVELNYFPGDNEFHCTARQTVMAPELGFVFPAFDDRSANIYDALFYSQKSGELHQEFIDAVFHIDPPMSAAEQKEAFQTALSEALEDTYSFGVAQAIHEHLSGKLEQHKECKIPEPLTISVGEMKNTLRECGVPEERITAFEQRCSEQFGSGTVLYPENILDAGRFEIKTAQAAVRINPEYSHLAQARMIDGKKYILIPIEEGIEVNGLAVTAPDQ, encoded by the coding sequence ATGAACCAAAGAGAGTTAAGTGAACTGCGCCGACGCTGGCGACCGGAAAAAAATGCTGTCAGCCGTATTTACGGGTGCTTTGTTAACAGCGGCGGCGAGTTGGTCTCCGATTTGGAGGAGCCTCTTGGAATGCTGCCTCAGGAAGAGGTCGAGCAATATCTGGGACTTTTGAAAAAGACCATGTCTGGTACACTGGGAAAAAACTTGATTGATATTGTGTTTTCCACCCAGCAGGTTATGGACAGTGAAGAGCACCGGCTGCTGATGAATCTTCGGGACTCTGAGCTGCAGGACGGAGAAATCCGAAGGAACTTTTACCAAAAGGTCATAGGGAGCCTGGACATGGATGGGCGCCCCTATGTTCTGTTGCTGGCGCACGATACCTATGATGTGCCGCATAAAGGCGGAGATGGGGAGTTTCAGCAGGATGCCTCGGACGAGGTGTTCTCCTATATTGTATGTGCGGTTTGTCCGGTAAAGCTGGGGAAAGTGGAGCTGAACTATTTTCCCGGGGATAACGAGTTCCACTGCACCGCGCGGCAGACCGTCATGGCGCCGGAGCTTGGCTTTGTATTTCCGGCCTTCGATGACAGGTCAGCTAATATTTACGACGCGCTGTTCTATTCACAAAAGAGCGGGGAACTGCATCAGGAATTTATTGACGCGGTGTTCCATATTGACCCACCTATGTCGGCCGCTGAGCAGAAGGAGGCGTTTCAGACAGCCTTGTCCGAGGCGCTGGAGGATACATACAGCTTTGGGGTTGCACAGGCCATTCACGAGCATCTCTCTGGTAAGCTGGAGCAGCATAAGGAGTGTAAAATTCCAGAACCGCTTACCATAAGCGTGGGAGAAATGAAAAATACTTTACGGGAATGTGGCGTTCCGGAAGAGCGGATCACCGCCTTTGAGCAGCGGTGCTCAGAGCAATTTGGCTCTGGTACGGTGTTATACCCGGAAAACATTTTGGATGCAGGGCGGTTCGAGATCAAAACAGCACAGGCGGCTGTCCGGATCAACCCAGAATACAGCCATCTGGCACAGGCGCGGATGATTGATGGAAAGAAGTACATTCTGATTCCTATTGAAGAAGGAATTGAGGTCAATGGTCTGGCGGTGACAGCGCCAGATCAGTAA
- a CDS encoding G5 and 3D domain-containing protein, which yields MKHHLQKTTHERLITLFSFAVVLVASLGATTWSNALYILTGVEDAAIVLDGSQEAPDLGSRMVYTSSGRSGYDVTLSSGQQVLIERDGETLSTRCKTETISQLLDRMGITLSPLEMVAVDLSGEEIVLSVSEDVTYYDQVSEPASFETVRVANPDLLEGTENVVQEGADGVRTSIYEVVWSNGQQISRQFVEELDSTAVDQIIEYGTAKPQPEMGSDLGKPVDIKKNADGSGTLRFADGSTLNFSGAKTMTATAYTAGHGGADYTTATGTFVQVGTVAVDKNVIPLGTRMFIVTNDGIVYGMAVAEDTGVRGNVIDLYYGTYRECIEFGRRSCTVYILE from the coding sequence TTGAAACATCATTTACAAAAAACGACGCATGAACGTCTGATTACACTCTTTTCCTTTGCTGTCGTGCTGGTCGCCAGTTTAGGCGCTACCACCTGGTCCAATGCTTTGTATATTCTTACCGGTGTAGAGGACGCCGCCATTGTTCTGGATGGTTCCCAGGAGGCTCCTGATTTGGGCAGCCGCATGGTCTACACCTCCTCTGGACGTTCGGGCTACGATGTCACGCTCAGCTCCGGGCAGCAGGTCCTGATTGAGCGGGATGGCGAGACTCTCTCCACCCGGTGCAAAACAGAGACCATTTCCCAACTGCTCGACCGAATGGGGATCACCCTCTCTCCTCTGGAGATGGTAGCGGTGGACCTGTCTGGAGAGGAGATTGTTCTCTCTGTCAGCGAGGACGTCACCTATTATGACCAAGTCAGTGAGCCGGCGTCCTTTGAGACGGTCCGTGTGGCCAACCCCGATTTGCTGGAAGGCACCGAGAACGTTGTGCAGGAGGGCGCGGACGGCGTCCGTACCTCTATTTATGAAGTGGTGTGGTCCAACGGTCAGCAGATCAGCCGCCAGTTTGTAGAGGAACTGGACAGCACCGCAGTGGATCAGATTATTGAGTACGGCACTGCCAAGCCGCAGCCTGAAATGGGTTCCGATCTCGGCAAGCCTGTTGATATCAAGAAAAATGCCGATGGCAGCGGCACCCTGCGCTTTGCGGACGGCAGTACCCTGAACTTTTCCGGTGCCAAGACGATGACAGCCACCGCATACACCGCCGGACACGGCGGCGCGGATTATACCACTGCTACAGGCACATTTGTTCAGGTTGGTACCGTGGCAGTGGACAAAAATGTGATTCCCCTGGGTACACGGATGTTTATTGTTACCAACGACGGCATCGTTTATGGAATGGCCGTTGCTGAGGATACCGGTGTGCGGGGTAATGTGATTGATCTTTATTATGGCACCTATCGGGAGTGTATTGAGTTTGGCAGGCGGAGCTGTACCGTCTATATCCTGGAATAA
- a CDS encoding carbon starvation CstA family protein: MITFFVCLALLIVGFLVYGKLVEKVFHIDDRQTPAVAHPDGVDYVPMKTWRIFLVQLLNIAGLGPIYGAIAGACWGPVVYLWIVFGTILGGGVHDFLSGMMSERNDGKSISEIVGLYMGKVITFIMRVFSVVLLVMVGVNFAKGPADLLARLTPDALNGTFWLAVVLLYYLAATFLPIDKIVGKLYPIFGICLIIMAIGVGGATLITSGADMPELGAASLSAVHPAGTPKWAMMFVTVACGAVSGFHATQSPMMARCITSEKEGRTVFYGAMVAEGIIALIWAAAGVTFYTHGGSLLDGMAGLSGAISAQGQGGVVYDICTTLLGPVGGVLAMIGVIACPITSGDTAFRSARLTIADWFHIDQSDTKKRAMLAVPLLAVGAIIVVALPWEVLWRYFSWSNQTLAMIVLWTGGVFLYRFGFPPIACLMAALPATFMTAVSVTYFFQAPECLNLSTSIAYPVGIVVAVALLILFCVKTFGSKKSNDLRSAQSK, translated from the coding sequence GTGATTACATTCTTCGTCTGCCTGGCACTTTTGATTGTGGGCTTCCTGGTATACGGCAAGCTCGTGGAAAAAGTGTTCCACATTGATGACCGGCAGACACCGGCTGTCGCACACCCGGACGGTGTAGACTATGTCCCCATGAAAACCTGGCGTATTTTCCTGGTGCAGTTATTGAACATCGCAGGTCTGGGACCCATCTACGGCGCGATTGCCGGCGCGTGCTGGGGACCTGTGGTGTACCTCTGGATTGTGTTTGGCACCATCCTGGGCGGCGGCGTCCACGACTTCCTCTCCGGCATGATGTCTGAGAGAAACGACGGCAAGTCTATCTCCGAGATTGTTGGACTCTACATGGGCAAGGTCATCACCTTCATTATGCGGGTATTCTCTGTGGTCCTGCTGGTGATGGTGGGCGTGAACTTTGCCAAAGGCCCTGCCGACCTACTGGCACGGCTGACCCCCGATGCGCTTAACGGCACCTTCTGGCTGGCGGTTGTGCTTCTGTACTATCTTGCGGCGACCTTCCTGCCCATTGACAAGATCGTTGGCAAGCTCTATCCCATCTTTGGTATCTGCCTGATCATCATGGCCATCGGCGTTGGCGGCGCAACGCTGATCACCAGCGGCGCGGACATGCCCGAGCTCGGTGCGGCCAGTCTTTCCGCTGTGCATCCCGCTGGCACGCCGAAGTGGGCCATGATGTTCGTCACAGTGGCCTGCGGTGCCGTTTCTGGCTTCCATGCCACCCAGTCTCCCATGATGGCCCGTTGCATCACCAGCGAAAAAGAGGGCCGCACTGTATTCTATGGGGCCATGGTGGCCGAGGGCATTATCGCTCTGATCTGGGCTGCTGCTGGTGTGACCTTCTACACCCATGGCGGTTCCCTCCTGGATGGCATGGCCGGTCTGAGCGGCGCCATCTCCGCCCAGGGCCAGGGCGGTGTTGTCTATGACATCTGCACCACTCTGCTTGGGCCTGTCGGCGGTGTTCTGGCTATGATCGGCGTGATTGCCTGCCCCATCACCTCTGGCGACACGGCATTCCGTTCGGCCCGTCTGACGATTGCCGACTGGTTCCACATTGATCAGTCCGACACAAAGAAGCGCGCTATGCTGGCGGTGCCTCTGCTGGCGGTGGGCGCGATCATTGTGGTGGCTCTTCCTTGGGAGGTTCTTTGGCGTTACTTCTCCTGGTCCAATCAGACCCTCGCTATGATCGTGCTTTGGACCGGCGGCGTGTTCCTGTACCGCTTCGGTTTCCCGCCGATTGCCTGCCTGATGGCCGCGCTGCCTGCCACGTTCATGACCGCAGTCTCTGTGACCTATTTCTTCCAGGCTCCCGAGTGCCTGAACTTGTCCACCTCCATCGCCTATCCCGTGGGCATTGTGGTGGCTGTAGCACTGTTGATCCTCTTCTGCGTCAAGACCTTTGGCAGCAAGAAATCCAATGACCTGCGCAGCGCGCAGAGCAAATAA
- a CDS encoding YjjG family noncanonical pyrimidine nucleotidase encodes MLRTIFFDLDDTILDFHQAEKQALAETLRSFQMEPTPAILDRYHVLNRQQWELLEEGKLTRSQVLIRRFDLLFSELGIACSSQEVCKVYERFLSQGHFFIPGARELLENISSRYDLYLASNGAASVQAGRLKSAGIEKYFKDIFISEKMGADKPSTAFFQACFAAIPGFDAADALMVGDSLTSDIRGARDAGLRSCWFNPHGATPRPNIKPDYTVRTLEELPALLQRL; translated from the coding sequence ATGCTGAGGACGATTTTTTTTGACCTGGACGATACGATCCTGGATTTTCATCAGGCAGAGAAACAGGCCCTGGCGGAGACTCTCCGCAGCTTTCAAATGGAACCTACGCCCGCCATTCTGGACCGATACCACGTTCTGAACCGCCAGCAGTGGGAGTTGTTGGAGGAGGGGAAGCTCACTCGCTCCCAGGTGCTGATCCGCCGGTTCGATCTGCTGTTTTCAGAATTGGGTATCGCTTGCTCCAGTCAGGAGGTCTGCAAGGTCTACGAGCGATTCCTCTCTCAGGGACATTTTTTTATACCCGGCGCTCGGGAGCTGCTGGAGAACATCTCTTCAAGATACGATTTGTATCTTGCCAGTAACGGTGCCGCGTCGGTCCAGGCCGGCCGGCTGAAAAGTGCCGGTATTGAAAAATATTTCAAGGACATCTTCATCTCAGAGAAGATGGGAGCTGACAAACCGAGCACTGCCTTTTTTCAGGCGTGCTTTGCTGCAATCCCGGGCTTTGACGCTGCGGACGCGCTGATGGTGGGGGACAGCCTCACCTCTGATATTCGGGGAGCCCGAGACGCAGGACTGCGTTCCTGCTGGTTCAATCCTCACGGAGCAACACCTCGTCCAAACATCAAACCAGACTATACTGTGCGTACTCTGGAGGAGCTTCCCGCCTTACTGCAGCGACTGTAA
- the rsmA gene encoding 16S rRNA (adenine(1518)-N(6)/adenine(1519)-N(6))-dimethyltransferase RsmA → MNLCDEKTIRELLGRHGFHFSKSMGQNFLIDPQIPADIAAASGADETCGVLEIGPGIGPLTAELAQRAGKVAAVELDLSLLPVLSETMSPYPNVEIVPGDVMKLDLTALAEEKFQNLTPLVCANLPYNITTPVLTRLIEAPCFASFTVLIQREVAQRLASPPGSRDSGSFSLFLQYYMEAELLFQVPREKFLPAPKVTSAVLRCVRRPRPAVAVNDEAFFFRCVRGAFLLRRKTLANSLSAALPDFSKECIQEAIRRCGLPADIRGERLTLENFAELSAILAELAL, encoded by the coding sequence GTGAATTTATGTGACGAGAAAACCATTCGGGAGCTGCTGGGCCGGCACGGCTTCCACTTCTCCAAATCCATGGGGCAGAACTTTTTGATTGATCCCCAGATACCTGCGGATATTGCAGCGGCCTCTGGAGCGGATGAGACCTGCGGCGTGCTGGAAATCGGCCCTGGCATCGGCCCTTTGACGGCGGAGCTTGCCCAGCGTGCTGGGAAAGTGGCGGCGGTGGAGTTGGATCTCTCGCTGCTACCGGTACTCTCAGAGACCATGTCTCCCTATCCCAATGTGGAGATTGTGCCGGGAGACGTGATGAAACTGGACCTGACTGCCCTGGCGGAGGAAAAATTTCAGAACCTTACTCCCCTCGTCTGCGCCAATCTCCCCTACAACATCACAACGCCGGTGCTGACCCGACTTATTGAGGCGCCCTGCTTTGCATCGTTCACCGTGCTCATCCAGCGGGAGGTGGCCCAACGACTGGCTTCCCCACCTGGTTCCAGGGACAGCGGTTCTTTTTCGCTCTTTTTGCAATACTATATGGAGGCGGAGCTGCTCTTCCAGGTCCCCAGGGAAAAATTTCTTCCAGCGCCCAAGGTGACATCCGCCGTGCTGCGGTGTGTCCGGCGGCCCAGGCCGGCGGTTGCCGTGAATGATGAGGCATTTTTCTTCCGCTGTGTGCGGGGAGCCTTTTTGCTACGGCGCAAGACCCTGGCTAATTCTCTCTCTGCCGCTCTTCCAGACTTTTCCAAAGAGTGCATCCAGGAGGCAATCCGCCGCTGCGGATTGCCGGCGGATATCCGCGGCGAGCGGCTGACACTTGAAAACTTCGCGGAGCTCTCTGCGATTTTGGCGGAGTTGGCGCTGTAA